The following are encoded in a window of Arthrobacter antioxidans genomic DNA:
- the pyrF gene encoding orotidine-5'-phosphate decarboxylase: MPPEVGAAAARAPFGERLAAARAARGSLCVGIDPHPGLLDAWGLEDSPAGLERFSLTVLDAVGPVAAALKPQVALYERHGARGLAVLETLLARAADAGVLTIADAKRGDIGSTMRAYAEAWLGEGRPLAADAVTLNPYLGFESLRPALDLATATGRGVFVLALTSNPEGRSVQHVGGDASVARSIAHAAAAENTGTGPGHVGLVIGATIGDAARRLGLDLPSLNGPVLAPGVGAQGAGRRELEAAFGAALPFVLPTSSRAILAAGPGAATLRAEAERTRDGLA, translated from the coding sequence ATGCCTCCTGAGGTCGGCGCCGCCGCGGCCCGTGCCCCCTTCGGGGAACGGCTCGCGGCGGCCCGGGCGGCCCGCGGGAGCCTGTGCGTCGGCATCGACCCGCACCCCGGGCTGCTGGACGCCTGGGGGCTGGAGGACTCCCCGGCGGGCCTCGAGCGCTTCTCCCTGACCGTGCTCGACGCCGTCGGGCCGGTCGCCGCGGCCCTCAAGCCGCAGGTGGCGCTGTACGAACGGCACGGTGCGCGCGGACTCGCGGTCCTCGAGACGCTGCTGGCCCGTGCGGCCGACGCCGGCGTCCTCACCATCGCGGACGCCAAGCGCGGCGACATCGGATCCACCATGCGCGCCTACGCCGAGGCGTGGCTCGGGGAGGGCCGACCGTTGGCGGCCGACGCCGTCACCCTGAACCCGTACCTCGGGTTCGAGTCCCTCCGGCCGGCCCTCGACCTCGCCACCGCGACCGGACGCGGCGTGTTCGTCCTCGCGCTGACGTCCAACCCCGAAGGCCGCTCGGTGCAGCACGTGGGCGGGGACGCGTCCGTGGCGCGGTCCATCGCGCATGCGGCGGCCGCGGAGAACACCGGCACCGGGCCCGGCCACGTGGGGCTGGTGATCGGCGCGACCATCGGCGATGCCGCGCGGCGGCTCGGCCTGGATCTGCCCTCCCTCAACGGCCCCGTCCTGGCGCCCGGGGTCGGCGCCCAGGGTGCGGGGCGCCGTGAGCTGGAGGCAGCGTTCGGGGCGGCCCTGCCGTTCGTGCTGCCCACCTCGAGCCGCGCGATCCTCGCCGCGGGTCCCGGCGCGGCGACGCTGCGCGCGGAGGCGGAGCGGACCCGCGACGGCCTCGCCTGA